A genomic segment from Brevundimonas sp. SORGH_AS_0993 encodes:
- the astB gene encoding N-succinylarginine dihydrolase, whose product MIDAVEANADGLIGPTHSYAGLSPGNLASSLNKGEASNPRAAVLQGLDKMKLLADLGLPQFVLPPHERPNILFLRALGFTGSDAQVLERAWRTAPSFAAAACSASPMWAANAATVTPSSDAADGRVHFTPANLHTNLHRSLEHRQTKRALDALFPDPRRFAVHDALPAVAHLADEGAANHVRLCAQHGGRGVNLLVWGREAFEPWDGPFPARQTREASEAIVRRHEAGRPVLAQQSRAAIAGGTFHNDVVCVGALDTLFFHELAFEDTDATKAAIRRAADGLFEPQFVEVSNADLPLADAISSYLFNSMLIQVPGEDRLTLICPTETRDNPRSHAVAERIAASNGPIGRVQYVDVRQSMRNGGGPACLRLRVVLTEAELAATNPAMRLTDGLHAHLSDWATRWYRDELRPADLADPKLLDESRGALDELTAILKLGADFYPFQRLRA is encoded by the coding sequence ATGATCGACGCCGTCGAAGCCAATGCCGACGGCCTGATCGGGCCGACCCATTCCTACGCTGGCCTGTCGCCGGGCAATCTGGCGTCCAGTCTGAACAAGGGCGAGGCGTCGAACCCGCGCGCCGCCGTCTTGCAGGGCCTCGACAAGATGAAGTTGCTGGCGGACCTGGGCCTGCCCCAGTTCGTCCTGCCCCCGCACGAGCGGCCGAACATTCTCTTCCTGAGGGCGCTGGGGTTCACCGGATCGGATGCTCAGGTGCTGGAACGCGCGTGGAGGACCGCGCCATCCTTCGCCGCCGCCGCCTGTTCCGCCTCGCCCATGTGGGCCGCCAACGCCGCGACGGTGACGCCGTCCAGCGACGCCGCCGACGGCCGGGTGCATTTCACCCCCGCCAATCTGCACACCAATCTGCACCGCAGTCTGGAACACCGGCAGACCAAGCGCGCGCTGGACGCCCTGTTTCCCGACCCACGCAGGTTCGCCGTCCATGACGCCCTGCCCGCTGTGGCGCATCTGGCCGACGAGGGCGCAGCGAACCACGTTCGCCTGTGCGCTCAACATGGCGGCCGCGGCGTCAATCTGCTGGTCTGGGGTCGCGAGGCGTTCGAGCCTTGGGACGGCCCCTTCCCCGCCCGCCAGACGCGCGAAGCCTCAGAGGCCATCGTTCGCCGGCATGAGGCGGGACGCCCGGTTCTGGCCCAGCAGTCGCGCGCGGCCATCGCGGGTGGAACCTTCCATAACGACGTGGTCTGCGTCGGGGCGCTGGACACCCTGTTCTTCCACGAACTGGCGTTCGAGGACACCGACGCGACCAAGGCCGCCATTCGCCGCGCCGCCGACGGCCTGTTCGAACCGCAGTTCGTCGAGGTCTCGAACGCCGACCTGCCCCTGGCCGACGCGATCTCAAGCTATCTGTTCAACTCCATGCTGATCCAGGTTCCGGGCGAGGATCGCCTGACCCTGATCTGCCCGACCGAAACGCGCGACAATCCACGCAGCCACGCCGTCGCCGAACGGATCGCCGCCTCCAACGGCCCCATCGGTCGGGTGCAGTATGTCGATGTGCGCCAGTCGATGCGGAACGGCGGGGGTCCGGCCTGCCTGCGGCTGCGCGTCGTCCTGACCGAGGCCGAGCTGGCGGCGACCAATCCGGCCATGCGCCTGACCGATGGCCTGCACGCACACCTGTCGGACTGGGCGACCCGCTGGTATCGCGACGAACTACGTCCGGCCGATCTGGCCGACCCGAAGCTGCTGGACGAAAGCCGGGGTGCGCTGGACGAACTGACGGCGATCCTGAAACTGGGCGCCGACTTCTATCCGTTTCAGCGGCTACGCGCTTGA
- a CDS encoding CaiB/BaiF CoA-transferase family protein has translation MQPLSGLRILEFDGLGPVTFAGMMLADLGAEVLRLSRATSAGAGAGVFDEVGGAVLHRGRASVPVDLKAPADRERILALVEKADAAIEGFRPGVMERLGYGPEILHQRNPALVFGRVTGWGQTGPLAQTVGHDLNYIGLSGLLHAMGPADRPPAPPLNVVGDYGGGAMMLVVGVLAGLIEARTTGRGRVVDAAMTDGAALLGGLFQALHGRGLWNDRRGANLLDGGAPFYRCYRCQDGGFVAVAALEPRFYAALLKGLEIAPETAPQYDFAGWPALHARLEQIFARRDRDDWTAAFADTEACVTPVLSLAEAPDHPHNRARATFHGGLPTPAPRFDGAPARTVAPPSAVTLSDAVQAWSNTG, from the coding sequence ATGCAACCGCTTTCCGGCCTGCGTATCCTGGAGTTCGACGGCCTGGGCCCCGTCACCTTCGCCGGCATGATGCTGGCCGACCTGGGCGCAGAGGTGCTGCGCCTAAGCCGCGCGACGTCGGCGGGCGCGGGCGCGGGCGTGTTCGACGAGGTCGGGGGCGCGGTGCTGCACCGGGGTCGCGCCTCGGTTCCCGTCGATTTGAAGGCTCCTGCCGACCGGGAACGCATCCTGGCCCTGGTCGAAAAGGCCGACGCGGCGATCGAGGGATTTCGACCCGGGGTGATGGAGCGGCTGGGCTATGGCCCGGAGATCCTGCACCAGCGCAATCCGGCTCTGGTGTTCGGCCGCGTCACCGGCTGGGGCCAGACCGGCCCCCTGGCACAGACGGTGGGGCATGACCTGAACTACATCGGCCTGTCGGGCCTGCTGCACGCCATGGGGCCTGCGGATCGTCCTCCCGCGCCGCCGCTGAACGTGGTGGGCGACTATGGCGGCGGGGCGATGATGCTGGTCGTGGGCGTGCTGGCGGGTCTGATCGAGGCCCGCACCACGGGGCGCGGCCGGGTGGTGGACGCCGCCATGACCGACGGGGCGGCCCTGCTGGGCGGCCTGTTCCAGGCCCTGCACGGCCGGGGCCTATGGAACGACCGGCGAGGGGCCAATCTGCTGGACGGCGGCGCGCCCTTCTATCGCTGCTATCGCTGCCAGGACGGCGGGTTCGTGGCCGTGGCGGCGCTGGAGCCGCGTTTCTACGCCGCCCTTCTGAAGGGACTGGAGATCGCGCCCGAGACGGCGCCGCAGTACGATTTCGCCGGCTGGCCGGCCCTCCACGCCCGGCTGGAGCAGATATTCGCCCGACGCGACCGCGACGACTGGACCGCCGCCTTCGCCGACACCGAGGCCTGTGTCACCCCCGTCCTGTCCCTGGCCGAAGCGCCGGACCACCCGCACAACCGCGCGAGGGCCACGTTCCACGGCGGCCTGCCGACACCGGCGCCGCGGTTCGACGGCGCACCCGCACGGACAGTCGCGCCCCCGTCCGCCGTGACGCTTTCAGACGCCGTTCAGGCTTGGTCAAACACAGGATGA
- a CDS encoding autotransporter assembly complex family protein, which translates to MKFRPPLILAAMAAWTACADTALAEPRAQIRGDLSGELRRMLERAVGAVDDPAESRFEARRRARGAMEAAQALLRSEGYYQPVLQDQVEGEDRPVAIIDVTPGQRFLLTDPTVLWTGPTPDADSARDAVAAIGLKAGDPGRAVDIIAGEGRVVARLTRDGYADATAEPRRVVVDHATFTVAPEYRIASGLLVRLNGVRLVTRGGTNPDWVAGLAPWKESDRYDPEEVAELERRLLDTGVYDSVGVALAPIDQTTDAGLRPVVVTLQDRPRRILEAGATWSTAEGAGVDVIQTRYNRFGRADTLRLEARLAEIDSRLGADLSLPHWRRPGRTLKLSAALVNQETDAFRRSAVVLAADLQQRIGKTSYFNYGVGLDAGRYAENRYDYTTVPPRSVKLDRDLAILTGRTSAYLDRSNDPLNPTTGWRVNLSVQPTAVTGQDTIVFLRTEGQSTAYLPLQKGRTVLAGRLRIGAIVGGGELTVPSDRLFYSGGGGSVRGYSYQGVNPELPDGTPRGGLSLFETSFEVRRDIGESFQAVGFVDAGAIGFQETPNLSNMRYGVGAGVRYKLPFGPIRADVALPLNRRPGDAAFQLYVSIGQAF; encoded by the coding sequence TTGAAGTTTCGGCCGCCCCTGATTCTCGCCGCCATGGCCGCCTGGACGGCCTGCGCCGACACCGCTTTGGCCGAGCCGCGCGCCCAGATTCGTGGCGATCTGAGCGGCGAGCTGCGCCGGATGCTGGAACGCGCCGTCGGCGCGGTGGACGACCCGGCCGAAAGCCGGTTCGAGGCGCGCCGTCGCGCCCGCGGCGCGATGGAGGCCGCCCAGGCCCTGCTGCGCTCCGAAGGCTACTATCAGCCCGTGCTTCAGGACCAGGTCGAGGGCGAAGATCGGCCCGTCGCCATCATCGACGTCACGCCGGGCCAGCGCTTCCTGCTGACCGATCCGACCGTGCTGTGGACCGGGCCGACGCCCGACGCCGACAGCGCCCGCGACGCTGTCGCCGCCATCGGGCTGAAGGCCGGCGATCCCGGCCGCGCCGTGGACATCATCGCCGGCGAGGGCCGCGTCGTCGCCCGCCTGACGCGCGACGGCTATGCCGACGCCACGGCCGAGCCGCGCCGCGTCGTCGTCGATCATGCGACCTTCACCGTCGCCCCCGAATACCGCATCGCCTCGGGCCTGCTGGTCCGTTTGAACGGCGTGCGCCTGGTCACGCGCGGCGGCACCAATCCCGACTGGGTCGCGGGCCTGGCGCCCTGGAAGGAAAGCGACCGCTACGACCCGGAAGAGGTGGCGGAGCTGGAGCGTCGGCTGCTGGACACCGGCGTCTATGACAGCGTCGGCGTCGCCCTGGCGCCCATCGACCAGACCACCGACGCGGGGTTGCGTCCCGTCGTCGTCACCCTTCAGGACCGACCGCGTCGCATCCTGGAGGCGGGCGCCACCTGGTCCACGGCCGAGGGCGCGGGCGTGGACGTGATCCAGACCCGCTACAATCGCTTCGGCCGCGCCGACACCTTGCGGCTGGAGGCACGACTGGCGGAAATCGACAGCCGCCTGGGCGCCGATCTGTCCCTGCCGCACTGGCGTCGTCCGGGCCGGACGCTGAAACTGAGCGCCGCCCTGGTCAATCAGGAAACCGACGCCTTCCGCCGCTCGGCCGTGGTGCTGGCCGCCGACCTGCAGCAGCGGATCGGCAAGACCTCCTATTTCAACTACGGCGTCGGCCTGGACGCGGGTCGCTACGCCGAAAATCGCTACGACTACACCACCGTGCCGCCTCGCTCGGTCAAGCTGGACCGGGACCTGGCCATCCTGACCGGCCGGACCAGCGCCTATCTGGATCGGTCCAATGATCCGCTGAACCCCACGACCGGCTGGCGCGTGAACCTGTCGGTCCAGCCGACGGCCGTGACAGGCCAGGACACCATCGTCTTCCTGCGCACCGAGGGGCAGTCGACCGCCTATCTGCCGCTGCAGAAGGGACGCACCGTCCTGGCCGGCCGCCTTCGCATCGGCGCCATCGTCGGCGGCGGCGAATTGACCGTGCCGTCCGACCGGCTGTTCTATTCGGGCGGCGGCGGTTCGGTGCGCGGCTATTCCTATCAGGGCGTCAATCCCGAACTGCCGGACGGCACGCCGCGCGGGGGGCTGTCGCTCTTCGAAACCTCGTTCGAGGTCCGGCGCGACATCGGCGAAAGCTTCCAGGCGGTAGGCTTCGTGGACGCTGGCGCCATCGGCTTCCAGGAGACGCCGAACCTGTCCAATATGCGCTATGGCGTCGGGGCGGGCGTGCGCTACAAGCTGCCGTTCGGCCCGATCCGCGCCGATGTGGCCTTGCCCCTGAACCGGCGTCCGGGAGACGCGGCCTTCCAGCTTTATGTCAGCATCGGCCAGGCGTTTTGA
- the astD gene encoding succinylglutamate-semialdehyde dehydrogenase, whose product MTRFTSIDPTTEAVNWEGDAASPAQVQTAVDAARAAFPAWADAPRQARIDAVKRYQAVLKDRAPQIAEAISRETGKPLWETKTEAAAMIGKVDISIRAYDERTGERTSDTAFGRTTLRHRPHGVAAVLGPFNFPGHLPNGHIVPALLAGDTVVFKPSEETPLVGQVMAEAFAAADLPTGVVNVVQGGRETGAALLDAGIDALMFTGSGAAGAHFRRKFADDPHVILALELGGNNPLVVWDAADAEAVAGIAVQSAFITTGQRCSCARRLVVPEGPQGDAIVEAVAALSDRLIFGPWDSDPEPYAGPLISARAAEAALKALQERIDRGAKVIRASGPVANLPGAFVKPAIIDVTGVDVPDEEMFAPFLSVIRVPTFDAAIQAANATRYGLSAGLVSDDPKNWDHFIRRIRAGVVNFNRPTTGAAGDMPFGGLGASGNHRPSAYYAADYCAYPVASFEADAVANIEVEIKGLR is encoded by the coding sequence ATGACCCGTTTCACCTCCATCGATCCCACGACCGAAGCCGTGAACTGGGAAGGCGACGCCGCCAGCCCGGCCCAGGTCCAGACCGCCGTGGACGCCGCCCGCGCCGCCTTCCCCGCCTGGGCCGATGCCCCGCGTCAAGCGAGGATCGACGCCGTCAAACGCTATCAGGCCGTGCTGAAGGACCGCGCGCCCCAGATCGCCGAGGCCATCAGCCGCGAGACCGGCAAGCCCCTGTGGGAGACCAAGACCGAAGCCGCCGCCATGATCGGCAAGGTGGACATCTCGATCCGCGCCTATGACGAACGCACCGGCGAACGGACCAGCGACACCGCCTTCGGCCGCACGACCCTGCGTCACCGCCCGCATGGCGTGGCGGCCGTGCTTGGCCCGTTCAACTTCCCCGGCCATCTGCCGAACGGCCATATCGTCCCGGCCCTGCTGGCCGGCGACACGGTCGTGTTCAAGCCGTCGGAAGAGACGCCTCTGGTCGGTCAGGTGATGGCCGAGGCCTTCGCCGCCGCCGATTTGCCGACCGGCGTGGTCAATGTGGTCCAGGGCGGACGCGAGACGGGCGCGGCCCTGCTGGACGCCGGCATCGACGCCCTGATGTTTACTGGCTCGGGCGCGGCGGGCGCGCATTTCCGTAGGAAGTTCGCCGACGATCCGCACGTTATCCTGGCGCTGGAGCTGGGCGGCAACAATCCGCTGGTCGTCTGGGACGCCGCCGACGCCGAGGCCGTGGCGGGCATCGCGGTTCAATCCGCCTTCATCACCACCGGCCAGCGTTGCTCGTGTGCGCGTCGCCTTGTCGTGCCGGAAGGCCCGCAGGGGGATGCGATTGTAGAGGCCGTCGCAGCCCTGTCCGACCGCCTGATCTTCGGCCCGTGGGACAGCGATCCGGAACCCTATGCCGGGCCGCTGATCTCGGCGCGTGCGGCCGAGGCGGCGCTGAAGGCGTTGCAGGAGCGGATCGACAGGGGGGCCAAGGTCATCCGCGCCTCGGGTCCGGTCGCCAATCTGCCCGGCGCCTTCGTCAAGCCGGCCATCATCGATGTGACCGGCGTGGACGTGCCGGACGAAGAGATGTTCGCGCCCTTCCTGTCGGTGATCCGCGTCCCGACCTTCGACGCCGCGATCCAGGCCGCCAACGCCACCCGCTACGGCCTCAGCGCCGGCCTGGTCAGCGATGATCCGAAGAACTGGGACCACTTCATCCGCCGCATCCGCGCGGGCGTGGTCAACTTCAACCGTCCGACCACGGGCGCCGCCGGGGACATGCCCTTCGGCGGCCTGGGGGCCAGCGGCAACCACCGGCCCAGCGCCTATTACGCCGCCGACTATTGCGCCTATCCGGTCGCCAGCTTCGAGGCCGATGCGGTTGCGAACATCGAAGTCGAGATCAAGGGGCTGCGATGA
- the arsC gene encoding arsenate reductase (glutaredoxin) (This arsenate reductase requires both glutathione and glutaredoxin to convert arsenate to arsenite, after which the efflux transporter formed by ArsA and ArsB can extrude the arsenite from the cell, providing resistance.) — MNVVLYHNPKCSTSRNALTLLRERGIEPTVVDYLKTGWDAATLQRLASGAGVGLGGLLRTKEAGAKALLEANASDAAVLKAVLAEPILIERPIVETDKGARIGRPIERVLEVL, encoded by the coding sequence GTGAACGTCGTCCTCTATCACAATCCGAAATGCAGCACGTCGCGCAACGCCCTGACGTTGCTGCGAGAGCGGGGGATCGAGCCCACGGTGGTCGATTATCTGAAGACCGGCTGGGACGCGGCGACGTTGCAGCGGCTGGCGTCGGGCGCCGGCGTGGGGCTGGGCGGGCTGTTGCGGACCAAGGAGGCGGGCGCCAAGGCCCTGCTTGAAGCGAATGCCTCCGACGCCGCCGTCCTGAAGGCCGTGCTGGCCGAGCCGATCCTGATCGAACGGCCGATCGTCGAGACCGACAAGGGCGCGCGCATCGGGCGCCCCATCGAACGGGTGCTCGAGGTTCTATAG
- a CDS encoding TonB-dependent receptor domain-containing protein has translation MSLLRSASGALAVFALSAPGLTAHAEVEAEAPQTLPEVVVTATATPRALRTAPASITVVDQEALSRRPVQDLTDVLRDVPGVTVNGAGLTRRGVSIRGMPSEHTLFLVDGRRVNGSAGAIAHADFELNWAPVEAMDRVEIVRGPMSSLYGSEALGGVVNVITRSATDDWRGSLRAMGGLREDGRGGETYQLGAYAGGPLVHDRLGLSLYAESKARGDTPQAANARLSDLEAREAVSGSATLSWTPDAAQRIDLTVLAGRDDRSRNTVTTGAAPVYYQYADAVDRRQYALSHTGRWSWGETAVRAYRSTLDRTNTVTNGQTASRPVGMQEDIVDGRVTVDPIAGHRLSVGGEWRREELQDAAAAVSGVLAGERYAVFAQDEWTLTPTLSLTGGARFDHHDQYGWQTSPRLYAVWTPLEGLTLKAGGGRGFKSPSLKQLSPEFVTVAAAGRFTVYGNPDLKPEIGTSYEASAEYRHDGWAVRLGAFDNAIENLIETRCTAFCGVRGREVRLYQNINQARITGLELGAETRLPAGFNLSGDYTYLDSENRTTNQPLSERPRHSGHATLRWEPDDRRFVQLRAEYVGEQLMLSNALQYPVPDYTLVSLEGGLRLEDNLWVRAGVQNLGDVRLADESAYFSFAEPGRFYYLGFTAGF, from the coding sequence ATGTCGTTATTGCGTTCCGCATCGGGTGCACTCGCTGTCTTCGCGCTTTCGGCGCCTGGCCTGACGGCCCATGCCGAGGTCGAGGCGGAGGCGCCGCAAACCTTGCCCGAGGTGGTGGTGACGGCGACGGCGACGCCGCGCGCGTTGCGGACCGCCCCGGCCAGCATCACGGTCGTGGATCAGGAGGCGCTGTCGCGTCGGCCGGTTCAGGATCTGACGGACGTGCTGCGCGACGTGCCGGGCGTGACGGTGAACGGCGCCGGCCTGACGCGGCGGGGCGTTTCCATTCGCGGCATGCCGAGCGAACATACCCTGTTCCTGGTGGACGGGCGGCGCGTCAACGGCTCGGCCGGGGCTATCGCCCATGCCGATTTCGAGCTGAACTGGGCGCCGGTCGAGGCCATGGACCGGGTGGAGATCGTGCGCGGACCGATGTCGTCCCTCTATGGCTCAGAGGCGCTGGGCGGGGTGGTCAATGTCATCACGCGCAGCGCGACGGACGACTGGCGCGGCAGTCTGCGCGCCATGGGCGGGCTGCGCGAGGACGGGCGCGGCGGAGAGACCTATCAGCTTGGCGCCTATGCGGGCGGACCGCTGGTTCACGACCGTCTGGGCCTGAGCCTGTACGCGGAATCCAAGGCGCGGGGCGACACGCCCCAGGCCGCCAATGCGCGCCTTTCGGACCTGGAGGCGCGCGAGGCCGTGTCCGGATCGGCGACCCTGAGCTGGACGCCCGACGCGGCCCAACGCATCGACCTGACCGTATTGGCGGGCCGCGACGACCGTTCGCGCAACACCGTCACGACCGGGGCGGCGCCGGTCTATTATCAATATGCCGACGCGGTGGATCGGCGTCAGTACGCCCTGTCCCACACCGGGCGTTGGAGCTGGGGCGAGACGGCGGTGCGCGCCTATCGTTCGACCCTGGACCGGACCAACACCGTCACCAACGGCCAGACGGCGTCGCGCCCGGTCGGCATGCAGGAAGACATCGTCGACGGTCGCGTCACGGTCGATCCCATCGCCGGCCATCGCCTCAGCGTCGGCGGCGAATGGCGGCGCGAAGAGCTTCAGGACGCCGCCGCCGCCGTGTCCGGCGTTCTGGCCGGCGAGCGTTACGCCGTCTTCGCCCAGGATGAGTGGACGCTGACGCCGACCCTGTCCCTGACGGGCGGCGCGCGTTTCGATCACCATGATCAATACGGCTGGCAGACCAGTCCGCGGCTCTACGCCGTCTGGACGCCGCTTGAGGGGCTGACCTTGAAGGCCGGGGGCGGGCGGGGCTTCAAGTCGCCCAGCCTGAAGCAGTTGTCGCCCGAGTTCGTGACCGTGGCGGCGGCAGGACGTTTCACCGTCTATGGCAATCCCGACCTGAAGCCCGAGATCGGTACGTCGTATGAGGCGTCGGCCGAATATCGCCACGACGGCTGGGCGGTGCGGCTGGGCGCCTTCGACAACGCCATCGAGAACCTGATCGAGACGCGCTGCACGGCCTTCTGCGGCGTGCGCGGGCGCGAGGTGCGGCTGTATCAGAACATCAACCAGGCGCGGATCACGGGTCTGGAGCTGGGCGCGGAAACCCGCCTTCCGGCCGGGTTCAACTTGAGCGGCGACTATACCTATCTGGACAGCGAGAACCGTACGACCAATCAGCCCCTGTCCGAGCGGCCCCGTCACAGCGGCCATGCGACCTTGCGATGGGAGCCGGACGACCGCCGTTTCGTGCAGCTGCGCGCGGAGTATGTCGGCGAGCAGCTGATGCTGTCGAACGCGCTTCAGTACCCCGTGCCCGACTACACCCTGGTGTCGCTGGAGGGCGGACTGCGGCTGGAGGACAACCTCTGGGTCCGCGCCGGCGTGCAGAACCTGGGCGATGTGCGTCTGGCGGATGAATCGGCCTATTTCTCCTTCGCCGAACCCGGCCGGTTCTACTACCTCGGCTTCACGGCGGGCTTCTAA
- a CDS encoding hydrolase, producing MRILNCDQAVLDHVAARREAIIGRTIDWANINSGSRNAAGLNTMLDVLDAEARRLPAVVERIPTEGSTTVADDGSVRTEAHADALKIAARPEAPIQVILTGHYDTVFPADSRFQSVTARADGALNGPGVADMKGGISVLLAALEAFETHPDKHGVGWTVLLSPDEEIGSPASAPLLAGLGARGHVGLTYEPALADGTLAGARKGSGNYHLIVTGRAAHAGRAFEEGRNAVAGAAIIAAALHGLNGQREGVTVNVAKISGGSALNVVADNAVVRFNVRVPDKAAADWIDASVRAIAATPPFEGLALDLHGGFTRAPKPMDAAQTALFEAVKEAGALLGQPIAWKPSGGVCEGNNLHAAGLPNIDTLGVRGGDIHSDQEFAWPDSFVERAQLSALILCKVASGEIEAAKLKSLRMETL from the coding sequence ATGCGGATTCTGAACTGCGACCAGGCCGTCCTCGATCACGTCGCCGCGCGACGCGAGGCCATCATCGGGCGCACCATCGACTGGGCGAACATCAACTCCGGCAGCCGCAACGCCGCCGGGCTGAACACCATGTTGGACGTGCTGGACGCCGAGGCGCGTCGCCTGCCCGCCGTCGTGGAACGCATTCCCACTGAAGGCTCCACGACCGTCGCCGACGACGGTTCGGTGCGAACGGAGGCCCACGCGGACGCCCTGAAGATCGCCGCCCGGCCCGAGGCGCCGATCCAGGTGATCCTGACCGGCCACTATGACACCGTCTTTCCCGCCGACAGCCGGTTCCAGAGCGTGACCGCCCGCGCGGACGGGGCGCTGAACGGCCCCGGCGTCGCCGACATGAAGGGCGGGATCAGCGTACTTCTGGCCGCGCTGGAGGCGTTCGAGACCCACCCCGACAAACACGGCGTCGGCTGGACCGTGCTGCTGAGCCCCGACGAAGAGATCGGCTCGCCCGCCTCCGCCCCGCTGCTGGCCGGACTGGGCGCGCGCGGCCATGTGGGCCTGACATACGAACCGGCTCTGGCGGACGGAACGCTGGCGGGCGCCCGGAAGGGCAGCGGCAACTATCATCTGATCGTCACGGGCCGGGCCGCCCACGCCGGGCGCGCCTTCGAAGAGGGACGCAATGCGGTGGCGGGCGCCGCCATCATCGCCGCCGCCTTGCATGGGTTGAACGGCCAGCGCGAGGGCGTCACCGTCAATGTCGCCAAGATTTCGGGCGGCAGCGCCCTGAACGTTGTCGCCGACAACGCCGTAGTCCGGTTCAACGTCCGCGTGCCGGACAAGGCGGCCGCCGACTGGATCGACGCCTCGGTGCGCGCCATCGCCGCGACGCCGCCGTTCGAGGGACTGGCGCTGGACCTGCACGGCGGCTTCACCCGTGCGCCCAAGCCGATGGACGCGGCCCAGACCGCCCTGTTCGAGGCGGTAAAGGAAGCCGGCGCCCTGCTGGGCCAACCCATCGCCTGGAAGCCGTCGGGCGGGGTGTGCGAGGGCAACAATCTGCACGCCGCCGGACTGCCCAATATCGACACCCTGGGTGTTCGCGGCGGCGACATCCATTCGGATCAGGAGTTCGCCTGGCCCGACAGCTTCGTCGAACGCGCCCAGCTCAGCGCCCTGATCCTGTGCAAGGTCGCCTCGGGTGAAATCGAAGCGGCCAAATTGAAATCCCTGCGGATGGAAACCCTGTAG
- a CDS encoding arginine N-succinyltransferase: MLVVRPAGPADLDHLLELAILSGPGFTSLPEDPDALAERLELSKASFDGKVPWQDAWYTLMLEDGDTGDIDGVGSVKATVGLKRPFFSFRVVNNTVQSPSLGVKLDHQTLVLVNECTGWTEVGSLFLKADRRKGGAGRLLSQSRYMLIGAQPELFAENVLAELRGVFTPDGACPFWDHVAHKFFPMEFDDADRMTGSTDKQFILDLAPRHPIYVELLPEPARAVIGKVHPQGVPAMALLESEGFRPNGLVDIFDAGPTVSCGRDNIRTVRDARRLKVQIAEAVEAELPALISNDSVSAFRAVRAKGDIDGDTVRLTAETASALKVHAGDAVRVKS, from the coding sequence ATGCTTGTCGTCCGTCCCGCCGGTCCTGCCGACCTCGATCATTTGCTGGAGCTGGCCATCCTGTCCGGCCCCGGCTTCACCAGCCTGCCCGAAGACCCCGACGCCCTGGCCGAACGCCTGGAGCTCAGCAAGGCCAGTTTCGACGGCAAGGTCCCGTGGCAGGACGCCTGGTACACCCTGATGCTGGAGGACGGCGACACCGGCGACATCGACGGCGTCGGCTCGGTCAAGGCGACGGTGGGGCTGAAACGCCCCTTCTTCTCGTTCCGCGTCGTCAACAACACGGTCCAGTCGCCGTCCCTTGGCGTCAAGCTGGACCACCAGACCCTGGTTCTGGTCAACGAATGCACCGGCTGGACCGAGGTGGGCTCGCTGTTTCTGAAGGCCGACCGACGCAAGGGCGGCGCGGGCCGTCTGCTCAGCCAGTCGCGCTACATGCTGATCGGCGCCCAACCCGAATTGTTCGCCGAGAATGTGCTGGCCGAACTGCGCGGCGTCTTCACCCCCGACGGCGCTTGCCCCTTCTGGGATCATGTGGCGCACAAATTCTTTCCGATGGAGTTCGACGACGCCGACCGGATGACCGGCTCCACCGACAAGCAGTTCATTCTTGACCTGGCCCCGCGCCATCCGATCTATGTCGAACTGCTGCCCGAACCCGCCCGCGCCGTGATCGGCAAGGTCCATCCGCAGGGTGTGCCCGCCATGGCCCTGCTGGAAAGCGAGGGGTTTCGCCCCAACGGTCTGGTGGACATCTTCGATGCTGGCCCGACCGTATCTTGCGGGCGCGACAACATCCGCACCGTGCGCGATGCGCGCAGGTTGAAGGTCCAGATCGCCGAAGCGGTCGAGGCCGAACTGCCCGCCCTGATTTCGAACGACAGCGTCTCCGCCTTCCGCGCCGTCCGCGCCAAGGGCGACATCGACGGCGACACCGTGCGCCTGACCGCCGAAACGGCCTCCGCCCTTAAAGTCCATGCTGGCGACGCCGTGCGGGTGAAATCGTGA